One stretch of Flavobacterium sp. 9 DNA includes these proteins:
- a CDS encoding polyketide cyclase: MPKVETIEQFIAMVESNEHDKAIEKFYTIDASMQENQSEPRIGRDLLVANEKNTLLKVKSLVSKCVRPYFIDGDSVVIQWFFRFEWKDGRVSEIEEIAYQNWENELIKKEKFFYDPKQFLGS, from the coding sequence ATGCCTAAAGTAGAAACAATAGAACAATTTATCGCAATGGTCGAATCTAACGAACATGACAAAGCGATTGAAAAATTTTATACAATTGATGCTTCAATGCAGGAAAATCAATCTGAACCAAGAATTGGCAGAGATCTTCTTGTTGCAAACGAAAAAAACACTCTTTTGAAGGTTAAATCATTAGTTTCCAAATGCGTTCGCCCCTACTTTATAGATGGTGATTCTGTTGTTATTCAATGGTTTTTTAGATTTGAATGGAAAGATGGACGTGTTTCTGAAATTGAAGAAATCGCTTATCAAAACTGGGAAAATGAACTTATAAAGAAGGAAAAGTTTTTTTATGACCCAAAACAATTTTTAGGTTCATAA
- a CDS encoding thioesterase family protein, protein MEKVLKTKRKVRFQDCDPFNHLNNSKYLEYFLNTREDQIAEHYDLDVFKYMHKTGLSWVVASNQISYIKPAFTMETVLIESQLIQYSENLLLVEMKMWNENETELKAILWIKFIPYNVQTKKAANHSEDLMKLFQSVVVPVNQSVFENRYLETIQNLKARTHA, encoded by the coding sequence ATGGAAAAAGTATTAAAAACAAAAAGAAAAGTAAGATTTCAGGATTGTGATCCTTTTAATCATTTAAACAACTCCAAGTATTTAGAATATTTCCTTAATACGCGCGAAGATCAAATTGCAGAACATTATGATCTTGATGTGTTTAAATACATGCACAAAACGGGACTTAGTTGGGTTGTTGCCTCTAACCAAATCAGTTATATAAAACCGGCTTTTACAATGGAAACTGTATTAATTGAATCGCAATTGATTCAATATAGCGAGAATCTTTTGTTGGTTGAAATGAAAATGTGGAATGAAAACGAAACCGAATTAAAGGCTATTCTATGGATAAAATTTATTCCGTATAACGTTCAGACAAAAAAAGCGGCAAATCATTCCGAAGATTTAATGAAACTCTTTCAGTCTGTTGTTGTGCCTGTAAATCAGTCTGTTTTTGAAAATAGATATTTAGAAACTATTCAAAATTTAAAAGCCAGAACTCATGCCTAA